In Mucilaginibacter celer, one DNA window encodes the following:
- a CDS encoding PorP/SprF family type IX secretion system membrane protein, translated as MNNHISSIKKLLVCLPVLVVFMVQMAAAQVTPLGSQYYLNRYLGNPAFAGLTNGFTGNLAYRSQFNKTDGSPVTQALTAEYGFNNRVGVGINAYNDKAGLLKRTRVMGTYAYHLPLSEKTQQLSFGLSIGINSERLNEQDVRGDVTDPLIAQLNNQPVHVDGDFGMAYTDGKLTLQGAIPNLRNFFKKDVINTADWSTFYTAISYKIDIGDELEPMSLEPLAALRGIKDHSSVLDIGANLAILNDQLYLSGLYHTSKNATFGFGINLKKYHSAVLLQYVTNTAGMSAYSNSIFQVGLRLKLSNDD; from the coding sequence ATGAACAATCATATATCCTCAATAAAAAAACTGCTTGTATGTCTGCCAGTGCTGGTGGTATTTATGGTGCAAATGGCAGCGGCACAGGTTACTCCATTAGGCAGCCAATATTATTTAAACCGTTACCTCGGCAATCCGGCCTTTGCGGGTTTAACAAACGGGTTTACCGGCAACCTTGCTTACCGTTCGCAATTTAACAAAACCGATGGCAGCCCGGTTACCCAGGCCCTCACCGCCGAATATGGCTTTAATAACAGGGTAGGGGTAGGCATCAATGCTTATAATGATAAAGCAGGATTGCTTAAACGTACCCGCGTTATGGGCACTTACGCCTATCATTTGCCTTTGAGCGAAAAAACTCAGCAGTTAAGCTTCGGCCTTTCTATCGGCATCAACAGCGAGCGTTTAAATGAGCAGGATGTAAGGGGCGATGTAACCGACCCGTTGATTGCCCAGCTAAACAATCAGCCGGTACATGTTGACGGCGATTTTGGGATGGCTTATACCGATGGCAAGTTAACCCTGCAGGGTGCTATCCCCAACCTGCGCAATTTTTTTAAGAAAGACGTGATCAATACAGCCGATTGGTCGACTTTTTATACGGCGATAAGCTATAAAATTGATATCGGCGATGAGTTGGAACCAATGAGCCTTGAACCGCTGGCTGCGTTACGGGGAATAAAAGATCATTCGTCGGTTTTGGATATTGGGGCTAACCTGGCCATATTGAATGATCAGTTATACCTGAGCGGACTGTACCATACTTCAAAAAATGCCACTTTCGGGTTTGGTATCAACCTCAAAAAATATCACTCGGCTGTTTTGCTGCAGTATGTTACCAATACGGCGGGGATGTCGGCTTATAGCAACAGTATTTTTCAGGTAGGGTTGAGGTTGAAGTTGAGTAATGACGATTAG
- a CDS encoding DUF5703 domain-containing protein translates to MIFKRLLPLPALCLFLFSALQGFAQSPLNKKLDQYNVTWDTPGPTSAQSMPLGNGDIGLNVWFEKNGDLLFYISKTDAWGEPDAEKDDWMKQGGVLMKLGAVRISVNPNPLNTGGKFKQVLKLQNGEIWAQVGEGSSAVQYRIWVDANHPVIRVETKSAGKAIVGIKLENWRAGKTDTVLADRKGSIAWYHHNPATSDPHLANLTFGAIIKGNGLANKDEASLQTPGSVTSQVISIYPLTSIAGSGNQWFNKLEAQVKNIEKLNLEQTRLAHQKWWQQFWNRSSIFVSGDELAQKVTEGYILQRFVTACAGRGAYPIKFNGSIFVIDNPAKNVNADYRSWGGQYWFQNTRPMYWPRLMAGDFDMMLPLFRMYANILPANAKQVQGFYKHGGAYFAETAPFWGGLSYMSPEVKQNYTNHYFTPILELSMMMLDYYEYTGDADFARKTLLPVASAGLHFFDEHFKRDSTGKLLLDPDNAIEMFWKVHNPAPDIAGLHAVLSRMIKLPKNIISDDQKEKWQRFYNELPPLPKAEHDGKTVLLPYTGPQTAKSFNSENPELYAIYPFRVYGLDKPDLDVAVNTFNARKQRAKGCWVQDPIQAALIGDAEVAKDYTSFALTRKDPALKFPAFWDRGNDYMPDEDNGGNGENGLQLMLMQSEGKKIMLLPAWPKGWDADFKLNAPYKTTVEGKVVNGKLTGLKVTPASRMADVVDLSLKK, encoded by the coding sequence ATGATTTTTAAACGTTTACTGCCTTTACCGGCCTTGTGCCTGTTTTTATTTTCAGCTTTACAAGGCTTTGCACAATCCCCCTTAAATAAAAAGCTCGATCAATATAATGTAACCTGGGATACCCCCGGCCCAACATCGGCCCAATCCATGCCGTTAGGTAATGGCGATATCGGCCTCAACGTTTGGTTCGAAAAAAATGGCGACCTGCTGTTTTATATCAGCAAAACCGATGCCTGGGGCGAACCAGACGCCGAAAAGGACGACTGGATGAAGCAGGGCGGCGTGCTGATGAAATTAGGTGCAGTAAGGATTTCTGTAAATCCCAATCCGCTTAATACAGGCGGCAAATTCAAACAGGTTTTAAAACTTCAAAACGGCGAGATCTGGGCGCAGGTAGGTGAGGGGAGTTCGGCTGTTCAATACAGAATTTGGGTGGATGCCAATCATCCTGTTATCCGGGTTGAAACAAAAAGCGCCGGGAAGGCAATCGTTGGCATTAAACTGGAAAATTGGCGTGCGGGTAAAACAGATACGGTACTGGCAGATAGAAAAGGTAGCATCGCCTGGTATCACCATAACCCGGCCACAAGCGATCCGCATTTGGCAAACCTCACCTTCGGCGCAATTATAAAAGGGAATGGCTTAGCGAATAAGGACGAGGCAAGTTTGCAAACTCCGGGAAGTGTTACATCGCAGGTTATTTCTATCTATCCATTAACGAGTATTGCAGGCAGCGGAAACCAATGGTTTAATAAGCTGGAAGCGCAGGTTAAAAACATCGAAAAACTCAACCTTGAACAAACCCGCCTTGCACATCAAAAATGGTGGCAGCAATTCTGGAACAGGAGCAGCATATTTGTAAGTGGCGATGAACTGGCTCAAAAAGTTACGGAGGGTTATATTTTACAGCGATTTGTTACCGCTTGCGCGGGGAGGGGCGCTTATCCCATTAAGTTCAACGGTTCAATTTTCGTGATCGATAATCCCGCTAAAAACGTTAATGCCGATTACCGGTCGTGGGGAGGCCAATACTGGTTCCAGAATACACGCCCCATGTACTGGCCACGTTTAATGGCCGGCGATTTTGATATGATGCTGCCCCTGTTTAGGATGTATGCTAATATTTTGCCTGCCAATGCCAAACAGGTACAAGGTTTTTATAAACACGGAGGGGCCTACTTTGCCGAGACGGCACCCTTTTGGGGCGGCCTGAGTTATATGAGCCCTGAGGTAAAACAGAACTACACCAACCATTACTTTACGCCGATATTGGAACTGAGCATGATGATGCTTGACTATTATGAATACACCGGCGATGCTGATTTTGCCAGGAAAACTTTGCTACCCGTTGCGTCTGCGGGCTTACATTTTTTTGATGAGCATTTTAAACGCGACAGCACAGGCAAATTATTGCTTGATCCGGATAACGCGATAGAAATGTTTTGGAAGGTACACAACCCTGCACCCGATATTGCCGGTTTGCATGCGGTTTTAAGCCGGATGATCAAACTGCCTAAAAACATAATCAGCGATGACCAGAAAGAAAAATGGCAGCGATTTTATAACGAGTTGCCGCCGTTGCCGAAAGCGGAGCATGATGGAAAAACTGTATTGCTGCCTTACACCGGCCCGCAAACTGCCAAATCATTCAACAGCGAAAACCCCGAGTTGTATGCTATTTACCCTTTCAGAGTTTATGGTTTAGATAAACCTGATTTGGATGTAGCCGTAAATACGTTTAACGCACGCAAACAACGGGCTAAAGGCTGCTGGGTTCAGGATCCCATCCAGGCAGCTTTAATTGGCGATGCCGAAGTAGCTAAAGATTATACCAGCTTCGCGCTCACACGTAAAGATCCGGCTTTAAAATTCCCGGCATTTTGGGACAGGGGAAATGATTATATGCCCGATGAAGACAACGGCGGAAACGGAGAGAATGGTTTACAGCTGATGCTGATGCAATCGGAAGGGAAAAAGATTATGCTGTTACCAGCCTGGCCTAAAGGATGGGATGCCGATTTTAAATTGAATGCCCCCTACAAAACCACGGTTGAGGGTAAAGTGGTTAATGGTAAACTTACCGGTTTAAAAGTTACCCCGGCAAGCCGCATGGCCGATGTGGTAGACCTGAGCTTAAAAAAATAA